TTATTGAATGGCCTGGCACCTATCGCCAGCAAAGCCGGCATGAATATACGCTTTGAAGGCGTCAATTACCTGGTCATGATGTTGTTCAATGCCATGGGCCTGAAAAACATCGCCAGCATTATCCCACGCAAGCACTAAACTATAGCAAGGTGGTCTTTTGTCATCACTCTGATGGTGATATGTACCCGCTTTGTTCACGCTTGCAATTCAGAAAAAACACCCCATTTTCTACGAATCAGGCAATCTGGCCTGCTTATACTGCCCGTTCATGACCCATGTTCGCGTGCAGGAATGGCACTATTTTTTGAGGTTCATATGGAACAATTTCACGGCACCACGATTTTGACGGTGCGACGCGGCAATCTGGTTGCCCTGGGCGGCGACGGTCAGGTAACGCTGGGCAATATCGTCATGAAGGGCACCGCCCGCAAGGTGCGCAAGCTGTATCACAACAAGGTGTTGGCTGGTTTTGCTGGCGGCACGGCAGACGCGTTCACCCTGATAGAACGTTTTGAATCCAAGCTGGAAAAACACCAGGGCCACCTGATGCGCGCTTCGGTAGAACTGGCAAAGGACTGGCGTACTGACCGCATGCTGCGCCGCCTGGAAGCCATGTTGCTGGTAGCTGACAAGGATACGACACTGGTGATTACCGGTAATGGTGATGTGCTGGAACCCAATCAGGGTATAGGTGCGATAGGCTCTGGCGGTACCTTCGCCCAGTCCGCTGCGATTGCCCTGTTTGAAAATACTGACTTGTCGCCTGTTGATATCGTCAAAAAATCCCTGACTATTGCTGGTGAGTTGTGCATTTATACCAACTTGTCGCACACCATAGAAACACTGGAATGAATTGGAATATGCAATGAACATGACACCGCAAGAGATCGTCTCTGAACTTGACAAGCATGTGGTTGGCCAGTCCAAGGCCAAGCGCGCCGTTGCGATTGCCCTGCGTAACCGCTGGCGCCGTCAGCAGGTGCAAGAGCCACTGCGCCATGAAATCACACCTAAGAATATCCTGATGATAGGCCCGACAGGCGTAGGTAAAACCGAGATCGCCCGTCGCCTGGCCAAACTGGCAGATGCACCCTTTATCAAAATCGAAGCGACCAAATTCACTGAAGTTGGTTATGTAGGCCGCGATGTCGATACCATCATCCGTGACCTCGTCGATATCGGCATCAAGCAAACCCGCGAAACCGCCACCCGCAAGGTACGTGCCCGTGCGGAGGATGCGGCTGAAGACCGCGTACTCGACATCCTTTTGCCACCAGCGCGCGACTTTGGTTTCCATTCTAGTGAAACCGAGGCTGCACCGGCTGACAATACAACGCGCCAGACGTTCCGCAAGCGCCTGCGTGAAGGTGCACTCGATGACAAGGAAATTGAAATCGAAGTGGCCGAAGGCGTCACCCACATGGAAATCATGGCTCCGCCGGGCATGGAAGAAATGACCGAGCAGATCAAGACCATGTTCTCCGGCATGGGTAATGGCCGCAAGAAGTCACGCAAACTCAAAATCAAGGAAGCGATGAAGCTGCTGATAGAAGAAGAAGCAGGCAAACTCGTCAATGAAGAAGAACTGAAGCAGGATGCGATACGCAATGTAGAGCAAAACGGCATCGTCTTCCTCGATGAAATTGACAAGATCGCTTCACGCTCAGAAACTGGCGGCGCCGAAGTCTCGCGCGCTGGCGTGCAGCGCGACTTGCTGCCACTGGTAGAAGGTACGACCGTCAATACCAAGTATGGCATGGTCAAGACTGACCATATCCTGTTCATTGCGTCTGGTGCCTTCCATCTGGCCAAGCCGTCTGATCTGATACCTGAGTTGCAGGGCCGTTTCCCTATCCGCGTGGAACTGGAATCTTTGTCCATCGCTGATTTTGAACGTATTTTGACAGGTACCGATGCCTGCCTGACACGTCAATACCAGGCCTTGCTGGCAACCGAAGATGTGCAGATAGACTTCACGCCTGAAGGCGTGGAAAGACTGGCTGGCATCGCTTATTCAGTCAATGAAACGACAGAAAATATCGGTGCCCGCCGCCTGTATACCGTCATGGAAAAGCTGCTGGAAGAAATTTCTTTCGATGCTCAACAGAACAGTGGCAAGACGGTCACCATCGATGCTGCCTACGTCAATGAACGTCTGGAGGCCTTGTCGGTGAATGAAGATCTGTCACGCTACGTGCTGTAATTTGAATTTAAATTTGCAATCCGGGATTCAAGATGGCTAACAAAGCGCTGGCGACAAGACAACGCATGCAGTTTCGTGTTGAGCCATCACAAACACCGGCCAAAGGCAGGGCTAATCAGGCAAGGAAAGTCTTGCCTGATTACCTGATTGCGAAAAGAAAATCCCAGCCCCTATCCTCACCTGCTACTGCCGCCAAAAAAACGGACAGTCAGGAAGAAAATTAAACACTCTTCAGGAACGCCCATGTTTGATACCCCTGCTGCCAGCGATAAACCCGATTACCTCATGCTGGCGCGCCAGTTGGCCAGCGTACTCGAAGGTGAACG
This is a stretch of genomic DNA from Undibacterium sp. KW1. It encodes these proteins:
- the hslV gene encoding ATP-dependent protease subunit HslV, with product MEQFHGTTILTVRRGNLVALGGDGQVTLGNIVMKGTARKVRKLYHNKVLAGFAGGTADAFTLIERFESKLEKHQGHLMRASVELAKDWRTDRMLRRLEAMLLVADKDTTLVITGNGDVLEPNQGIGAIGSGGTFAQSAAIALFENTDLSPVDIVKKSLTIAGELCIYTNLSHTIETLE
- the hslU gene encoding ATP-dependent protease ATPase subunit HslU translates to MNMTPQEIVSELDKHVVGQSKAKRAVAIALRNRWRRQQVQEPLRHEITPKNILMIGPTGVGKTEIARRLAKLADAPFIKIEATKFTEVGYVGRDVDTIIRDLVDIGIKQTRETATRKVRARAEDAAEDRVLDILLPPARDFGFHSSETEAAPADNTTRQTFRKRLREGALDDKEIEIEVAEGVTHMEIMAPPGMEEMTEQIKTMFSGMGNGRKKSRKLKIKEAMKLLIEEEAGKLVNEEELKQDAIRNVEQNGIVFLDEIDKIASRSETGGAEVSRAGVQRDLLPLVEGTTVNTKYGMVKTDHILFIASGAFHLAKPSDLIPELQGRFPIRVELESLSIADFERILTGTDACLTRQYQALLATEDVQIDFTPEGVERLAGIAYSVNETTENIGARRLYTVMEKLLEEISFDAQQNSGKTVTIDAAYVNERLEALSVNEDLSRYVL